In the genome of Corallococcus exiguus, one region contains:
- a CDS encoding DUF7577 domain-containing protein → MKRVQFSVHRTVGEARMLAGALELAGLSVDIRGESLVPLSGEIPSTEAWVELWVWPQELEAGRQVLAELQANQEAASRSVTCPRCGEENPANFELCWSCELELPSGLRPHLRAV, encoded by the coding sequence ATGAAGCGCGTGCAGTTCTCCGTGCACCGCACGGTTGGAGAGGCACGGATGCTGGCGGGGGCCCTGGAATTGGCCGGGCTCTCGGTCGACATCCGCGGCGAGTCCCTGGTCCCGCTGAGCGGAGAGATTCCCAGCACCGAGGCCTGGGTGGAACTGTGGGTGTGGCCGCAGGAACTGGAAGCCGGGCGCCAGGTCCTCGCGGAGCTCCAGGCCAACCAGGAAGCCGCCAGCCGTTCTGTGACGTGTCCACGCTGTGGCGAGGAGAACCCCGCCAACTTCGAACTCTGCTGGAGCTGCGAGCTGGAACTGCCGTCGGGGCTGCGCCCACACCTCCGGGCCGTCTAG